In a single window of the Methylorubrum extorquens genome:
- a CDS encoding acetate--CoA ligase family protein, translated as MPNLARLLRPRSVAIVGASDKPGALGSSVLANLTRAGYAGPIHLINPRRAEIAGRACLPSVEALPEGIDVAVLAIPRAAVLETVRALAERRVGAAIIFSAGFAEGGESGLAEQRAIAQIARDADMVVEGPNCLGLINFVDGVPLTFVELPVTPLAGRPGIGIVSQSGAMAAVLGVTLLARDLGLSYSISTGNEAASGVEDYVDHLVDDPDTRVIAMIVEQFRRPARFLAAAERARAAGKPVVLLHPGRGEAARRSAATHTGALAGDYAVMRLKVERAGVSVVGTLEELGDVAELLLRCPPFGAGGTAVLTESGAYKALTLDLAEDVGLALPPLGDADSPALRAALPDFVPVSNPVDLTAQALVDPDLYRRALAALLDDARVAAVVLGIIQTDTATCALKFPPIIAALRALKPGKPVVFGGLDEGAAVAGEHIAALRALGVPYFATCERVIRALAVAARRGGTPAEAVPVPPLPPRFADDVRGVAPEYRAKALLAPLGIPFPESRMATTLAEAHEAAGQLGYPVVLKAQSAELSHKSDAGGVIVGLADPGDLARGWAQLAANIAHHRPGLVLDGVLVERMGARGVELIVGGRSDPDWGPVVLVGFGGVQAEVLKDVCLLPPDLDEAAIADQIRTLRSAALLDGFRGAPALDVAAVARVAAAVGRALLSETRIREIDLNPVVVRPVGEGAVALDALMIFAPP; from the coding sequence ATGCCCAACCTTGCCCGCCTGCTCCGGCCCCGATCGGTCGCGATCGTCGGCGCGTCCGACAAGCCGGGCGCGCTCGGCTCCTCGGTCCTCGCGAACCTGACGCGGGCCGGATATGCCGGCCCGATCCACCTGATCAATCCCCGGCGCGCCGAGATCGCCGGCCGCGCCTGCCTGCCCTCGGTCGAGGCGCTGCCCGAGGGCATCGACGTCGCGGTGCTGGCCATCCCCCGCGCGGCGGTGCTGGAGACCGTGCGCGCCCTGGCGGAGCGCCGGGTCGGGGCAGCGATCATCTTTTCGGCCGGCTTCGCCGAGGGCGGGGAGTCCGGGCTCGCCGAGCAGCGCGCGATCGCCCAGATCGCGCGGGACGCCGACATGGTCGTCGAGGGGCCGAACTGCCTCGGCCTCATCAATTTCGTGGACGGCGTGCCGCTCACCTTCGTGGAACTGCCCGTGACGCCCCTGGCCGGCCGGCCCGGCATCGGGATCGTGTCGCAGTCCGGCGCGATGGCGGCGGTACTCGGCGTCACGCTGCTGGCTCGGGATCTCGGCCTGTCCTACTCGATCTCGACCGGCAACGAGGCCGCGAGCGGCGTCGAGGACTACGTCGACCACCTCGTCGACGACCCCGATACCCGGGTGATCGCGATGATCGTCGAGCAGTTCCGCCGACCCGCCCGCTTCCTGGCCGCGGCCGAGCGGGCGCGCGCCGCCGGCAAGCCGGTCGTGTTGCTCCATCCCGGGCGCGGCGAGGCGGCACGCCGCTCGGCCGCGACCCATACGGGGGCGCTCGCGGGCGATTACGCGGTGATGCGCCTCAAGGTCGAGCGGGCGGGCGTCAGCGTCGTCGGCACCCTGGAGGAACTCGGCGACGTCGCCGAACTGCTGCTGCGCTGCCCGCCCTTCGGCGCGGGTGGCACCGCGGTGCTCACCGAATCCGGCGCCTACAAGGCGCTGACCCTCGACCTTGCGGAGGATGTCGGCCTCGCCCTGCCGCCGCTCGGCGACGCCGACAGCCCGGCACTGCGGGCGGCGTTGCCAGACTTCGTGCCGGTGAGCAACCCGGTCGACCTCACCGCTCAGGCCCTGGTCGATCCCGACCTCTACCGGCGTGCGCTAGCCGCGCTCTTGGACGACGCGCGAGTCGCCGCCGTGGTGCTCGGCATCATCCAGACCGACACGGCGACCTGCGCCCTCAAATTCCCGCCGATCATCGCGGCCCTGCGCGCCCTGAAGCCGGGAAAGCCCGTCGTCTTCGGCGGCCTCGACGAGGGCGCGGCTGTGGCGGGGGAGCATATCGCGGCCCTGCGCGCCCTCGGGGTCCCCTATTTCGCCACCTGCGAGCGGGTGATCCGCGCGCTAGCCGTGGCGGCGCGGCGCGGTGGGACGCCCGCGGAGGCCGTGCCGGTGCCGCCCCTGCCACCGCGCTTCGCCGACGACGTCCGGGGCGTCGCACCGGAATACCGGGCCAAGGCCCTGCTGGCACCCCTGGGCATCCCGTTCCCGGAGAGCCGCATGGCGACGACCCTGGCGGAGGCACACGAAGCGGCCGGACAGCTCGGCTATCCGGTCGTCCTCAAGGCGCAGTCGGCGGAGCTGTCCCACAAGAGCGATGCCGGCGGGGTCATCGTCGGCCTCGCCGACCCGGGCGACCTGGCCCGGGGCTGGGCGCAGCTCGCCGCCAACATCGCGCATCACCGGCCCGGCCTGGTGCTCGACGGTGTCCTCGTCGAACGGATGGGCGCGCGCGGCGTCGAACTGATCGTCGGCGGCCGCAGCGATCCGGATTGGGGGCCGGTGGTGCTGGTCGGGTTCGGCGGCGTCCAGGCGGAGGTGCTCAAGGACGTGTGCCTGCTGCCGCCGGACCTGGACGAGGCCGCCATCGCCGACCAGATCCGCACCCTGCGCAGCGCCGCCCTGCTCGACGGGTTCCGCGGCGCTCCGGCCCTCGACGTCGCGGCGGTCGCCCGCGTGGCCGCGGCCGTGGGCCGAGCGCTCCTCAGCGAGACGCGCATCCGGGAGATCGATCTCAACCCCGTCGTGGTGAGGCCCGTCGGCGAAGGCGCCGTCGCCCTCGATGCGCTCATGATCTTCGCGCCGCCCTGA
- a CDS encoding p-hydroxycinnamoyl CoA hydratase/lyase — MANDHDTVAYEVQDRVAWVRFNRPEKRNCMSPALNRRMMEVLDTLEFREDVGVLVLTGEGTAWSAGMDLKEYFRETEAQGLAGTRKAQRESYGWWRRLRWYQKPTIAMVNGWCFGGGYGPLYACDLAFAAEEAQFGLSEINWGILPGGGATKVAVALTSFRNAMYHAMMGETVDGRTAAAWGFVNEAVPADQLRARVAAVAAVLLKKNPVALKATKDAVRRVADMTYDDAEDYLIRAQEAANSFDNEGRKEGIRQFIDEKSYKPGLGAYDLSKHKT; from the coding sequence ATGGCCAACGATCACGACACCGTCGCCTACGAGGTCCAGGACCGCGTCGCCTGGGTCCGCTTCAACCGGCCCGAAAAGCGCAACTGCATGTCGCCCGCCCTCAACCGGCGTATGATGGAGGTTCTGGATACGCTGGAATTCCGCGAGGACGTCGGCGTCCTGGTGCTCACCGGCGAGGGCACGGCCTGGTCGGCCGGCATGGACCTGAAGGAGTATTTCCGCGAAACCGAGGCGCAGGGGCTGGCCGGTACCCGCAAGGCGCAGCGCGAGAGCTACGGCTGGTGGCGGCGTCTGCGCTGGTATCAAAAGCCCACCATCGCGATGGTCAACGGCTGGTGCTTCGGCGGCGGCTACGGGCCGCTCTACGCCTGCGACCTCGCTTTTGCGGCCGAGGAGGCGCAGTTCGGCCTCAGCGAGATCAACTGGGGCATCCTGCCGGGCGGCGGCGCCACGAAGGTGGCGGTGGCGCTGACTTCGTTCCGCAACGCCATGTACCACGCGATGATGGGCGAGACCGTCGACGGCCGCACGGCCGCCGCCTGGGGCTTCGTGAACGAGGCGGTGCCGGCTGATCAACTCCGGGCGCGCGTCGCGGCGGTGGCAGCCGTGCTCCTGAAGAAGAACCCGGTCGCCCTGAAGGCCACGAAGGACGCAGTGCGGCGGGTCGCCGACATGACCTACGATGACGCCGAGGATTATCTGATCCGGGCTCAGGAAGCGGCGAACAGCTTCGACAATGAGGGTCGGAAAGAGGGCATCCGGCAGTTCATCGACGAGAAGAGCTACAAGCCGGGCCTCGGCGCCTACGACCTGTCCAAGCATAAGACCTGA
- a CDS encoding aldehyde dehydrogenase, whose product MLDTSTEPGAAPADTSYLERRNPLTGAVATRMPAHDVDAARAVADAAEAALPAWSELGPTARRTVLLRAAECLTARADAFVAAMTAEIGATEAWARFNLQLAVGMTREAAALTTQIGGEVIPSDKPGCLAMSVREPAGVVLGIAPWNAPIILGVRAVAVPLACGNTAILKASEQCPRTHALIVEAFREAGLPDGALGFVANRPEAAGAVVGALIDHPAVRRINFTGSTSVGRVIARRAAEHLKPVLLELGGKAPLLVLEDADLDEAVKAAAFGAFMNQGQICMSTERIIVLDAVADEFAERFRAKAAALSVGDPREGRAPLGAVVDLKTVDHVRGLVEDAVADGATLLTGGAADGVLMPAHVVDRVTPAMRLFREETFGPVVALVRARDEAEAIALANDTEYGLSASIFTRDTARGLRVARRIKSGICHVNGPTVHDEAQMPFGGVKASGYGRFGGRAGIDAFTELRWITVETQPGHFPI is encoded by the coding sequence ATGCTGGACACCAGCACGGAGCCGGGCGCCGCGCCCGCGGATACGTCGTACCTGGAGCGGCGTAACCCGCTGACCGGCGCGGTCGCGACCCGGATGCCCGCCCACGACGTGGACGCCGCCCGTGCGGTCGCCGACGCGGCCGAGGCCGCCCTGCCGGCCTGGTCCGAGCTCGGGCCGACGGCCCGACGCACCGTGCTGCTGCGGGCGGCTGAGTGCCTGACGGCGCGAGCCGACGCCTTCGTGGCGGCGATGACGGCGGAGATCGGGGCGACCGAGGCCTGGGCCCGGTTCAACCTCCAGCTCGCCGTCGGCATGACCCGGGAGGCGGCGGCGCTGACCACGCAGATCGGCGGCGAGGTGATCCCCTCCGACAAGCCGGGCTGCCTCGCCATGAGCGTGCGGGAGCCCGCTGGCGTCGTCCTCGGCATCGCGCCCTGGAATGCCCCGATCATCCTGGGCGTGCGCGCCGTGGCGGTGCCGCTCGCCTGCGGCAACACGGCAATCCTGAAGGCCTCCGAACAGTGCCCGCGCACGCATGCGCTGATCGTCGAAGCCTTCCGGGAGGCCGGTCTGCCGGACGGCGCGCTCGGTTTCGTGGCGAACCGGCCTGAGGCGGCCGGCGCCGTCGTCGGCGCGCTGATCGACCACCCGGCCGTGCGCCGCATCAACTTCACCGGCTCCACGTCGGTCGGGCGGGTCATCGCCCGGCGGGCGGCCGAGCACCTGAAGCCGGTGCTGCTGGAACTCGGGGGCAAGGCCCCGCTCCTCGTGCTGGAGGATGCCGACCTCGACGAGGCCGTGAAGGCCGCGGCCTTCGGCGCCTTCATGAACCAGGGCCAGATCTGCATGTCGACCGAGCGCATCATCGTGCTCGACGCAGTGGCCGACGAATTCGCCGAGCGCTTCCGCGCCAAGGCCGCCGCGCTCAGCGTCGGCGATCCCCGGGAGGGCAGGGCGCCCCTCGGCGCGGTCGTCGACCTGAAGACGGTCGATCACGTGCGGGGCCTCGTGGAGGATGCGGTGGCGGACGGCGCGACGCTGCTGACCGGCGGGGCGGCCGACGGCGTGCTGATGCCCGCCCATGTCGTCGACCGGGTGACGCCCGCCATGCGGCTGTTCCGCGAGGAGACCTTCGGCCCGGTGGTGGCGCTCGTGCGGGCCCGTGATGAGGCAGAGGCGATCGCTCTCGCCAACGACACCGAATACGGCCTCTCGGCCTCGATCTTCACCCGCGACACTGCGCGGGGCCTGCGCGTAGCGCGGCGGATCAAGTCAGGCATCTGCCACGTCAACGGGCCGACCGTGCACGACGAGGCCCAGATGCCCTTCGGCGGCGTCAAGGCCTCCGGCTACGGCCGCTTCGGCGGTCGGGCCGGCATCGACGCCTTCACGGAGCTGCGCTGGATCACGGTCGAGACCCAGCCCGGCCATTTTCCGATCTGA
- a CDS encoding PDR/VanB family oxidoreductase, translating into MHARPEWQGARLREIRDLTPDIRLFTIEPERFERPSPGSNIAIGVRIGERPDTRRYSLVGLAADGLYRIAVKRLPDSRGGSAYLHGLAPGARLTISAPANHFPLNRGRPDYLLVAGGIGITPIYGMAVALAEAGAPVRVLYTARAAADLAFADSLRERLGARLRIFLDERGERIDLAAETARLASGGELYICGPIGLREAAQRAWAASGRPIDGLRFETFGSSGRYPAEPFRVRIPRLSREILVPHNQSLLDALEAAGIAVISDCRRGECGLCAVKVLDLAGRLDHRDVFLSDAQKDTNAQICTCVSRVAGGNLSIDVADRS; encoded by the coding sequence ATGCACGCGAGACCCGAATGGCAGGGCGCCCGGCTCAGGGAGATCCGCGATCTGACGCCGGACATCCGCCTATTCACGATCGAACCCGAGCGCTTCGAGCGCCCGTCGCCGGGCAGCAACATCGCGATCGGCGTCCGGATCGGGGAACGGCCCGACACGCGGCGCTACTCTCTCGTCGGACTCGCGGCGGACGGGCTCTACCGGATCGCCGTCAAACGCCTGCCCGACAGCCGCGGCGGCTCCGCCTACCTCCACGGCCTGGCGCCCGGCGCGCGGCTGACGATCTCCGCGCCGGCAAACCACTTCCCGCTCAACCGGGGACGCCCGGACTACCTCCTGGTCGCGGGCGGGATCGGCATCACGCCGATCTACGGCATGGCGGTGGCGCTCGCCGAGGCGGGCGCGCCCGTCCGCGTTCTCTACACGGCGCGCGCCGCAGCGGACCTCGCCTTCGCCGACAGCCTGCGCGAGCGCCTCGGCGCGCGGCTCCGGATCTTCCTCGACGAGCGGGGCGAGCGGATCGACCTCGCAGCCGAGACCGCCCGCCTCGCTTCAGGGGGCGAACTCTACATCTGCGGCCCGATCGGCCTGCGCGAGGCCGCCCAGCGCGCCTGGGCGGCGAGCGGCCGGCCCATCGACGGCCTGCGCTTCGAGACCTTCGGCAGCAGCGGTCGCTATCCCGCGGAGCCGTTCCGGGTCCGCATCCCGCGCCTTAGCCGGGAGATTCTCGTGCCGCACAACCAGAGCCTGCTGGACGCCCTGGAGGCGGCCGGGATCGCGGTGATCTCCGATTGCCGCCGCGGCGAGTGCGGCCTCTGCGCCGTGAAGGTCCTCGACCTCGCGGGCCGGCTCGACCACCGCGACGTCTTCCTCAGCGACGCCCAGAAGGACACGAACGCGCAGATCTGCACCTGCGTCTCGCGGGTGGCAGGCGGCAACCTCAGTATCGACGTCGCCGACCGGAGCTGA
- a CDS encoding aromatic ring-hydroxylating dioxygenase subunit alpha, producing MTAPKPFPMNAWYAAAWDYEIKRALTPRRICDTPVVLYRRGDGGVAALEDACWHRLLPLSLGHLRGDEVVCGYHGLVFNPAGRCTFMPAQETINPSACVRAFPVVEKYRLIWVWMGDPALADPATVPDFHWNSDAPWVGEGGTYYGLKCDYRLVVDNLMDLTHETYVHAGSIGDEAITRNPFEVTHAGRKAVVERWMEGIEPPPFWARMLGRPGPVDRWQIIHFEAPGIVAGDVGVAPAGTGARTGDRSQGVNGFFLAAITPETETSCHYFWNFVRNFRTDDQSLTKTLNLAHVNDGNGVYDQDFAVLEAQQRAIDRNPRQPFYNLNIDAGALWARRLIDTMLAAEQGGPAGDPPRLAAE from the coding sequence ATGACTGCGCCGAAGCCGTTCCCGATGAACGCATGGTACGCCGCGGCCTGGGATTACGAGATCAAGCGCGCGCTGACCCCGCGCCGGATCTGCGACACCCCAGTGGTGCTCTACCGCCGCGGCGACGGCGGCGTCGCCGCGCTGGAGGACGCCTGCTGGCACCGCCTTCTGCCGCTGTCGCTCGGCCATCTCCGGGGAGACGAGGTGGTGTGCGGCTATCACGGTCTGGTCTTCAACCCGGCCGGGCGCTGCACCTTCATGCCCGCGCAGGAGACCATCAACCCCTCGGCCTGCGTCCGCGCCTTCCCTGTCGTCGAGAAGTACCGGCTGATCTGGGTCTGGATGGGCGACCCGGCGCTTGCCGACCCCGCGACGGTGCCGGATTTCCACTGGAACAGCGACGCGCCGTGGGTCGGCGAGGGCGGGACCTATTACGGCCTGAAATGCGATTACCGGCTGGTGGTCGACAACCTTATGGACCTCACGCACGAGACCTACGTCCATGCCGGCTCGATCGGCGACGAGGCCATCACCCGCAACCCCTTCGAAGTCACCCATGCCGGCCGCAAGGCCGTGGTGGAGCGCTGGATGGAAGGCATCGAGCCCCCGCCGTTCTGGGCTCGGATGCTCGGCCGCCCCGGCCCCGTGGACCGCTGGCAGATCATCCATTTCGAGGCGCCCGGCATCGTGGCGGGCGATGTCGGCGTGGCTCCGGCCGGGACCGGCGCGCGGACGGGCGACCGCTCGCAAGGCGTGAACGGCTTCTTCCTGGCAGCGATCACGCCCGAGACCGAGACGAGCTGCCACTATTTCTGGAACTTCGTCCGCAACTTCCGCACCGACGACCAGTCCCTCACCAAGACGCTCAACCTCGCCCATGTCAACGACGGCAACGGCGTCTACGATCAGGACTTCGCCGTGCTGGAGGCGCAGCAGCGGGCGATCGACCGCAACCCGCGCCAGCCCTTCTACAACCTGAACATCGATGCCGGCGCGCTCTGGGCCCGCCGCCTGATCGACACGATGCTGGCGGCCGAGCAGGGCGGCCCGGCCGGGGACCCGCCGCGCCTCGCGGCCGAGTAG
- a CDS encoding helix-turn-helix domain-containing protein encodes MQPDHTRAIPVFRLYGEVAEAAAPNFVHAERIGPSARLHDWEIAAHRHDHLTQALMVTEGGGQVRIDAGNDRFRAPWLLWIPAGTVHAFSFRPETEGVVLSLSDDFLGSVITHDHEAARLDATAAAVFSGPPGAPDEIDMNVVSLFEGLRREVGGAQPGSFSAVAALVKLLLVGVVRTHALRAFTEPAAAARAGLYRRFRRLLEANLRQNWPVARFAADLGVSPDRLHAACTQVVGKPPQSVLHERQMLEAQRALIYTALPISKIAFDLGFNDPAYFSRFFAQRAGISPAAYRKRNRPADPSARGAPPLRVR; translated from the coding sequence ATGCAGCCGGACCACACGCGCGCGATTCCCGTCTTCCGCCTCTACGGCGAGGTGGCGGAGGCCGCCGCGCCGAATTTCGTGCACGCCGAGCGGATCGGGCCGAGCGCGCGCCTGCACGACTGGGAGATCGCCGCCCACCGCCACGACCACCTGACCCAGGCTCTCATGGTTACGGAGGGCGGCGGCCAGGTCCGAATCGACGCAGGCAACGACCGCTTCCGGGCGCCCTGGCTGCTCTGGATCCCCGCCGGCACGGTGCACGCCTTTTCGTTCCGGCCGGAGACAGAGGGGGTCGTTCTCTCCCTCTCCGACGACTTCCTGGGGTCCGTCATCACCCACGACCACGAGGCCGCGCGCCTCGACGCGACAGCCGCGGCGGTGTTCAGCGGCCCCCCAGGCGCGCCCGACGAGATCGACATGAACGTGGTCTCGCTGTTCGAGGGCCTGCGGCGCGAGGTCGGCGGCGCGCAGCCGGGCTCGTTCAGCGCTGTGGCGGCGCTGGTCAAGCTTCTGCTCGTCGGCGTCGTACGCACGCACGCCCTGCGTGCCTTCACCGAGCCCGCCGCGGCGGCGCGGGCCGGACTCTACCGACGCTTCCGCCGACTGCTTGAGGCCAATCTCCGGCAGAACTGGCCGGTCGCCCGCTTCGCGGCCGATCTCGGGGTCAGCCCTGACCGCCTTCACGCGGCCTGCACACAGGTCGTGGGTAAGCCGCCGCAGTCGGTGCTGCACGAGCGCCAGATGCTCGAGGCTCAGCGCGCCCTGATCTACACCGCGCTGCCGATCTCGAAGATCGCGTTCGATCTCGGCTTCAACGACCCGGCCTATTTCTCGCGCTTCTTCGCCCAGCGCGCGGGGATCAGTCCGGCCGCCTACCGCAAGCGGAATCGCCCGGCGGACCCCTCTGCCCGAGGCGCCCCGCCCCTGCGCGTCCGGTAA
- a CDS encoding MarR family winged helix-turn-helix transcriptional regulator, with protein sequence MAKATELVIAPADLQPRLGAIEDLVGYHLRRASTAVRNDFARVIEGSGMRQVLFGILSVVEANPGINQGAIGRVLGIHRANMVVLVNELIEKGWISRRADEADRRAFVLDLTPEGQAVFAEVRRQLHAHEATLLAELDAAECAQLIALLRRIGSKDA encoded by the coding sequence GTGGCGAAAGCGACAGAACTGGTTATTGCCCCGGCGGATCTCCAGCCGCGGCTCGGCGCGATCGAGGATCTTGTGGGCTACCATCTCCGGCGGGCCAGCACGGCCGTGCGGAACGACTTTGCCCGCGTCATCGAAGGCAGCGGCATGCGGCAGGTGCTGTTCGGCATCCTGTCGGTCGTCGAGGCCAATCCCGGCATCAACCAAGGGGCGATCGGCCGCGTGCTCGGCATCCACCGCGCCAACATGGTCGTGCTGGTGAACGAGCTGATCGAGAAGGGCTGGATCTCGCGCCGCGCCGACGAGGCCGATCGCCGCGCCTTCGTCCTCGACCTGACCCCCGAGGGACAGGCGGTCTTCGCGGAGGTGCGGCGGCAGCTGCACGCCCACGAAGCGACGCTGCTCGCCGAGCTCGATGCGGCGGAGTGCGCCCAGCTGATCGCGCTCCTGCGCCGCATCGGTAGCAAGGATGCCTGA
- the pcaDC gene encoding bifunctional 3-oxoadipate enol-lactonase/4-carboxymuconolactone decarboxylase PcaDC, giving the protein MPLIRINDIDLTYEFSGPSGAPVLVLSNSLGTTLAMWDGVARRLHGRYRILRYDTRGHGGSATRDAETRIEDLAADLLGLLDALGIARAHLAGLSLGGMTVQAAAAAAPERVLSLTLMATSAHLPSPESWGERAATVRAQGTAAIVEATLGRWFTPGFSAHAPAAIAAIREAFVACDPVGYAVCCGAIGRMDLRPVLGRIGAPTLVIAGRDDPATPPAMAEAICAGIPQAELVLLPRAAHLLAVEHPEATAAHLGGFLDRQRGDRAATGAVPFAEGLENRKAVLGTAHVERSLAAAGRFAGPWQDFITRTAWGEIWGDPRLPWKTRSLVTLALMAALGREEEFKLHIRPALANGLDLDELQALLLQTAIYAGVPAANGAFRWVRDTLGEAADAGP; this is encoded by the coding sequence ATGCCCCTGATCCGCATCAACGATATCGACCTGACCTACGAGTTCTCTGGCCCGAGCGGCGCGCCGGTCCTCGTCCTTTCGAACTCGCTTGGCACGACGCTGGCGATGTGGGACGGCGTGGCCAGACGGCTGCACGGGCGCTACCGGATCCTGCGCTACGACACCCGCGGGCACGGCGGCTCCGCGACCCGCGACGCCGAAACCCGGATCGAAGATCTCGCCGCCGACCTGCTCGGTCTGCTCGACGCCCTGGGCATCGCACGGGCGCATCTCGCCGGCCTGTCGCTCGGTGGCATGACCGTCCAGGCAGCGGCGGCCGCCGCGCCCGAGCGGGTCCTGAGCCTCACCCTGATGGCGACCTCGGCCCACCTGCCGAGCCCCGAGAGCTGGGGCGAGCGGGCCGCCACCGTGCGGGCGCAGGGCACTGCGGCGATCGTCGAGGCGACACTCGGGCGCTGGTTCACCCCCGGCTTCTCGGCGCACGCGCCCGCCGCCATCGCGGCGATCCGCGAGGCCTTCGTGGCCTGCGATCCGGTCGGCTACGCCGTGTGCTGCGGGGCGATCGGCCGGATGGACCTCCGGCCGGTGCTCGGCCGCATCGGGGCGCCGACCCTCGTCATCGCCGGGCGCGACGACCCGGCGACGCCGCCCGCGATGGCCGAGGCGATCTGTGCGGGCATCCCGCAGGCGGAGCTGGTCCTGTTACCGCGCGCCGCTCATCTCCTCGCCGTCGAGCACCCGGAGGCGACGGCCGCCCATCTTGGCGGCTTCCTCGACCGGCAGCGCGGCGACCGTGCCGCCACCGGCGCCGTGCCCTTCGCGGAGGGGCTGGAGAATCGCAAGGCCGTGCTGGGCACGGCCCATGTCGAGCGCTCCCTGGCGGCGGCCGGGCGCTTTGCCGGACCCTGGCAGGACTTCATCACCCGCACGGCCTGGGGCGAGATCTGGGGCGATCCGCGCCTGCCCTGGAAGACGCGTTCCCTGGTGACCCTCGCCCTGATGGCGGCGCTGGGGCGTGAGGAGGAGTTCAAGCTCCATATCCGTCCGGCGCTCGCCAACGGACTCGACCTCGACGAGTTGCAGGCCCTGCTCCTGCAGACGGCGATCTATGCCGGAGTCCCGGCCGCCAACGGTGCCTTCCGCTGGGTGCGGGACACGCTGGGCGAGGCCGCCGATGCCGGCCCCTGA
- a CDS encoding lyase family protein produces MSFSALDSGLLGPLFASAAMREAFSDAARLAGMLRAEAALARAEAEVGLAPAALADAIAAIAPETLDIDALAAGTALAGVPVIPFVAAVRRRLPPELEPAFHKGATTQDIADTALVLQMRSGFDLIAAESEAVVAGLVRLATEYRATPCVGRTYGQHAAPICFGYKAATWALGLAEVTDQLPGLRARVLTASLGGPVGTLGALGGQAEAVATAYARHLGLGPETVAWHTRRARIAEAGGWLARLLGALAKCAGDIAHLASTEVAEVSEPFVPGRGGSSAMPHKRNPVSATVILAAFGAAKGHAGTLLDTMAAAHERPAGAWHAEWHALPQLFGLASGALREARAVAEGLVVDPGRMRRNLDLTRGLLFADAAAAACARRCGGAAAHALVERACAEVHASGRDLHTVLAAMPEAQGIDLGAAFDLTHPVAAAAAATDRALAQIAARADSTASQ; encoded by the coding sequence ATGAGCTTCTCTGCCCTCGATTCGGGCCTGCTTGGGCCGCTCTTCGCGAGCGCGGCGATGCGCGAGGCCTTCTCGGACGCGGCGCGCCTCGCCGGGATGCTGCGGGCCGAGGCGGCGCTCGCCCGGGCCGAGGCAGAGGTCGGCCTCGCGCCGGCGGCCCTCGCCGACGCCATCGCGGCGATCGCGCCGGAGACGCTCGATATCGACGCGCTGGCGGCCGGCACCGCGCTGGCGGGGGTGCCGGTGATCCCGTTCGTCGCGGCCGTGCGCAGGCGCCTGCCGCCCGAGCTGGAGCCGGCCTTCCACAAGGGCGCCACCACCCAGGACATCGCCGACACCGCCCTCGTCCTGCAGATGCGGTCGGGGTTCGACCTGATCGCGGCCGAGAGCGAGGCCGTTGTCGCCGGGCTCGTGCGCCTCGCCACGGAGTACCGCGCCACCCCCTGCGTCGGCCGCACCTACGGCCAGCACGCCGCGCCGATCTGCTTCGGCTACAAGGCGGCGACCTGGGCGCTCGGCCTTGCGGAGGTCACCGACCAACTGCCGGGCCTCCGGGCGCGCGTGCTCACCGCCTCGCTCGGCGGTCCCGTCGGCACGCTCGGCGCTCTCGGCGGGCAGGCCGAGGCCGTGGCCACCGCCTATGCCCGGCATCTCGGCCTCGGCCCCGAGACGGTCGCCTGGCACACCCGCCGCGCCCGCATCGCCGAGGCCGGAGGCTGGCTCGCCCGCCTTCTCGGGGCGCTGGCGAAATGTGCGGGCGACATCGCCCATCTCGCCTCGACGGAGGTGGCGGAAGTGTCCGAGCCCTTCGTGCCCGGCCGGGGCGGCTCCTCGGCGATGCCGCACAAGCGCAACCCCGTCTCCGCCACCGTCATCCTGGCCGCCTTCGGGGCCGCCAAGGGCCATGCGGGCACGCTCCTCGACACGATGGCCGCTGCTCACGAGCGGCCGGCCGGCGCTTGGCATGCCGAGTGGCATGCCCTGCCCCAGCTCTTCGGTCTCGCCTCCGGGGCGTTGCGCGAGGCGCGGGCGGTGGCAGAGGGGCTCGTCGTCGATCCCGGACGGATGCGCCGCAACCTCGATCTCACGCGGGGCCTGCTCTTCGCCGATGCCGCGGCCGCGGCCTGCGCGCGCCGCTGCGGCGGCGCGGCGGCGCACGCCCTGGTGGAGCGCGCCTGCGCCGAGGTGCACGCTTCCGGCCGCGACCTGCACACCGTGCTCGCGGCGATGCCGGAGGCGCAGGGCATCGATCTCGGCGCCGCCTTCGACCTCACGCACCCCGTCGCCGCCGCAGCGGCGGCCACCGACCGTGCGCTCGCACAGATCGCGGCGCGCGCGGATTCGACTGCATCGCAATGA